From one Paenibacillus terrae HPL-003 genomic stretch:
- the efeO gene encoding iron uptake system protein EfeO — protein MKLRYAVPAGVLVSSILFAGCGQTGTANQQPAATTKDAGATTQTTTPAAPAPNFDQAVAAYRAYATQQCDTFVKKTEEFTNAVKAGELDKAKALYAPARMYYERIEPIAEALGDLDPNIDARDGDVDAADWRGFHRLEKTLWEENTTKGLDEFSDRLLSDAKLLRAKVETVNIDASLMVTGAVELLNEVSTSKVTGEEERYSHTDLYDFAANVEGAQKIYEILKTDLNQKDAALETQIGERFEALQQELAPFKEGEGYVSYTKLKPEEIKKLSQNLDALAEPLSQMGKLLGV, from the coding sequence ATGAAATTACGTTACGCAGTACCGGCCGGAGTGCTGGTTTCTTCTATTCTGTTCGCAGGTTGCGGACAAACCGGAACTGCTAATCAGCAGCCCGCTGCAACGACCAAAGATGCGGGAGCAACTACACAGACAACGACTCCTGCGGCCCCTGCCCCCAATTTTGACCAAGCGGTAGCAGCTTACCGTGCCTATGCTACCCAGCAATGCGATACGTTTGTGAAGAAGACAGAAGAATTCACGAACGCGGTCAAAGCTGGCGAGCTGGACAAAGCCAAGGCGCTGTATGCTCCTGCACGTATGTACTATGAACGAATTGAACCGATTGCGGAAGCGCTGGGCGATCTGGACCCAAATATTGATGCGCGTGACGGTGATGTAGATGCAGCGGACTGGCGCGGCTTTCACCGGCTTGAAAAAACGTTGTGGGAAGAAAACACCACCAAAGGGTTGGACGAGTTTTCCGACCGCCTGTTGAGTGATGCAAAGCTGCTGCGTGCCAAGGTGGAAACGGTCAACATTGATGCCAGCCTGATGGTAACGGGTGCAGTCGAGCTGCTGAACGAAGTATCCACCTCCAAGGTGACGGGTGAAGAGGAACGGTATTCCCACACGGATTTATACGACTTTGCAGCCAATGTAGAGGGCGCACAAAAAATATATGAGATTTTGAAAACAGACCTGAACCAAAAAGATGCGGCGTTGGAAACGCAAATTGGCGAGCGCTTTGAGGCGTTGCAGCAGGAATTGGCTCCTTTTAAGGAAGGCGAAGGCTATGTATCTTATACGAAGCTGAAACCGGAAGAAATTAAAAAGCTGAGCCAAAACCTTGATGCCCTGGCAGAGCCTTTGTCCCAAATGGGAAAATTGTTAGGAGTGTAA
- a CDS encoding ABC transporter ATP-binding protein: MLEITGLLVNYGAISAVNEINLNIRQGEIVSLIGTNGSGKTSTLRSISGIVKASAGQIRFQGQDITRLEPHQIVKLGISHVPEGRGIFPDLTVVENLKVGAYVRKGRNEVKGDMLEVFRLFPRLEERKKQLAGTMSGGEQQMLAIGRALMAKPQLLLLDEPSMGLAPIVVREIFKAIRRIHNDGVSVLLVEQNTSMALAVAHRGYVMETGNITLHGTAEELKHNDLIRSVYLGIH, encoded by the coding sequence ATTTTGGAAATCACAGGCTTGCTGGTGAATTACGGTGCCATTTCTGCGGTGAACGAGATCAACCTGAATATCCGTCAAGGCGAAATCGTCAGTCTGATCGGCACAAACGGTTCAGGCAAAACAAGTACCTTGCGCAGCATTTCAGGCATTGTGAAGGCAAGCGCGGGACAGATTCGTTTTCAGGGACAGGATATTACCCGACTGGAGCCGCACCAGATTGTGAAGCTGGGTATTTCGCATGTACCTGAGGGGAGAGGGATTTTTCCCGATCTGACTGTAGTCGAAAACTTAAAAGTAGGCGCATATGTCCGTAAAGGACGAAACGAGGTCAAGGGGGATATGCTGGAGGTATTCCGCCTTTTTCCACGTCTGGAGGAACGAAAGAAGCAGCTTGCAGGCACCATGAGCGGCGGGGAGCAGCAAATGCTGGCGATTGGGCGGGCACTGATGGCCAAGCCCCAATTGCTGTTGCTGGATGAACCGTCGATGGGGCTGGCACCCATCGTGGTGCGTGAAATTTTTAAGGCGATTCGGCGCATTCACAACGATGGAGTATCTGTTTTGCTCGTCGAACAGAACACCTCAATGGCGCTGGCGGTAGCCCATCGGGGCTACGTTATGGAGACAGGGAATATCACGCTGCATGGAACGGCAGAGGAACTGAAGCATAATGATTTGATCCGGTCGGTTTATTTGGGCATCCATTGA
- a CDS encoding L-2-amino-thiazoline-4-carboxylic acid hydrolase, with translation MSQDKNSKQDHEQTQYHDESLEPVSPYTIMAKLFAHVSKAVVDRFGEEGRDAVREGVRTFGEERGRDIARRAAADGQSNDIENYLTHYDMGRSDLFEYETQYHPMEIEQNFTKCAFGDQWKKDGMEEYGILYCQMIDPAIAKGYNPNFEVVHDDYLLREGNCHFRFQMKNPADSEQVETKDTDNK, from the coding sequence ATGAGTCAGGATAAAAATTCAAAACAGGATCACGAGCAGACCCAATATCATGACGAGAGCTTGGAGCCGGTGTCGCCGTATACGATTATGGCCAAGTTGTTTGCCCATGTCTCCAAAGCGGTCGTGGATCGTTTCGGGGAAGAGGGCAGAGATGCTGTGCGGGAAGGTGTACGTACCTTCGGCGAAGAACGCGGACGGGATATTGCACGCCGGGCGGCGGCGGACGGACAGTCTAATGATATCGAAAATTATTTGACCCATTATGATATGGGACGCAGCGATTTGTTCGAATACGAAACACAGTATCATCCCATGGAGATTGAGCAGAATTTTACGAAATGCGCCTTTGGCGACCAATGGAAAAAGGACGGTATGGAGGAATACGGCATTTTATATTGTCAAATGATCGATCCGGCGATTGCCAAAGGATACAACCCGAATTTTGAGGTCGTACACGATGACTATCTGTTGAGAGAAGGCAATTGTCATTTCCGTTTTCAAATGAAGAACCCGGCGGACAGCGAGCAGGTGGAGACCAAAGATACGGATAATAAGTAA
- a CDS encoding ABC transporter substrate-binding protein, producing MKKSAAFIAGIMLFSVLLGACSNGTSGQASGDTIQIGLSAPISGTEAQYGEAYKNGAGLAVKEINDAGGINGKKVELVIQDDKGDAGEAVNVANKFTSNKDILAVVGHFNSSATLAAAPIYNKNKIVEVAPSSSAPGVTNAGDYTYRVITTDAFQADYLAKWSKELGYKKVALIYEQTDFGLGLLDVYKDAAPKNGVQLVANEAYVPGTKDFSTILTKIKEQQPDAIFIGGFYNEAALVAQQAQKLNLKTDFIGVDSLYSGALLELGGQSVEGFKLIGFFYPGGSNAEANKFAKAYEAAYSKQPDNHAAYAYDAASVILDAIKKGGTDRESIKKQLDTLKDFKGATGTLTFDQNGDVQTIPEKLVVKNGKFEIYK from the coding sequence ATGAAAAAATCGGCAGCTTTTATTGCAGGAATAATGTTGTTTTCGGTATTGTTAGGGGCTTGCTCCAATGGAACAAGTGGACAGGCTTCGGGAGACACGATTCAAATTGGCCTGTCCGCGCCGATCTCGGGAACCGAGGCACAGTACGGTGAAGCCTACAAGAATGGTGCCGGGCTTGCGGTCAAGGAGATTAATGATGCGGGCGGCATCAATGGCAAAAAGGTGGAGCTGGTCATTCAGGATGACAAAGGAGACGCAGGCGAGGCAGTTAATGTAGCGAACAAGTTTACGTCGAATAAGGATATTTTGGCGGTGGTCGGTCACTTTAACAGCTCTGCTACATTGGCAGCGGCCCCGATCTATAACAAAAATAAAATCGTCGAGGTTGCGCCGTCCTCCAGTGCGCCGGGCGTAACCAATGCGGGAGACTACACGTACCGGGTCATTACGACGGATGCCTTCCAAGCAGATTATTTGGCCAAATGGTCCAAGGAGCTGGGCTATAAAAAGGTAGCGTTGATCTATGAGCAAACGGATTTCGGATTGGGCTTGCTGGATGTGTATAAAGATGCGGCTCCGAAAAACGGTGTACAATTGGTAGCGAACGAAGCCTATGTACCGGGAACCAAGGATTTCAGCACGATTTTGACTAAAATCAAGGAACAGCAGCCGGATGCTATTTTTATCGGAGGGTTCTACAACGAGGCGGCTTTGGTTGCTCAGCAGGCTCAAAAGCTGAATCTGAAAACCGATTTTATCGGTGTGGACAGTCTGTACTCGGGTGCTTTGCTTGAATTGGGCGGACAATCGGTAGAAGGCTTCAAGCTGATCGGATTCTTTTATCCGGGTGGCAGTAATGCCGAGGCTAATAAGTTTGCCAAAGCATATGAAGCGGCTTACAGCAAGCAGCCGGATAATCACGCAGCCTACGCTTATGACGCGGCATCTGTCATTCTGGATGCGATTAAGAAGGGCGGCACAGACCGGGAGAGCATCAAGAAACAACTGGATACGTTGAAGGACTTTAAAGGAGCGACAGGTACGCTGACCTTTGACCAAAACGGCGATGTCCAGACAATCCCTGAGAAACTGGTTGTGAAGAACGGAAAGTTTGAAATTTACAAATAA
- a CDS encoding branched-chain amino acid ABC transporter permease, with amino-acid sequence MKLKNYSKLLAGVLLLTLPLFLQQMNDYVLHIAITVGIYIILSLSLNIIIGYAGQFALGHAAFYGIGAYASALLMLHWNVSFWVALPAAAIITGLFGLLLGSPVIRLRGDYLGIVTLGFGEIVRLVFVNWVDVTRGPMGLPGIPAPTLFGYTFTEKTDFYYLILVLAAITIFVVHRIIHSGIGLNLLTIREDETLAQSIGIRPVKYKLMAFALGAFFAGVAGAFWASYISYISPDGFRYMDSVNILAMVILGGAASIPGSILGAVILVLAPELLRYVNDYRMMLMGVAIVLMMIFKPSGFWGEKHRKTNFYRLQRGERKP; translated from the coding sequence TTGAAACTGAAAAATTACAGCAAACTCCTTGCTGGTGTGTTGTTGCTGACCCTGCCTTTATTTTTGCAGCAAATGAATGATTATGTATTGCATATTGCCATTACAGTTGGTATTTATATCATTCTTTCACTCAGCCTGAATATCATTATCGGCTATGCCGGGCAATTTGCACTTGGACATGCAGCATTTTACGGCATCGGGGCGTATGCCTCAGCGTTGCTGATGCTGCATTGGAACGTTTCATTCTGGGTCGCGCTTCCGGCAGCAGCGATCATTACGGGATTGTTCGGTTTGTTACTCGGCAGTCCGGTCATTCGTTTGAGAGGGGACTACTTGGGCATTGTGACGCTGGGATTCGGAGAAATCGTCCGGCTCGTTTTTGTAAATTGGGTGGATGTGACCCGGGGCCCGATGGGACTGCCGGGCATTCCTGCACCAACTCTTTTTGGCTACACGTTTACCGAGAAGACTGATTTTTATTATCTTATTTTGGTATTGGCAGCCATCACGATATTCGTGGTCCATCGGATTATTCATTCCGGGATCGGGCTGAATCTGCTGACAATCCGCGAGGATGAGACGCTGGCTCAATCCATCGGCATCCGTCCGGTCAAATACAAGCTGATGGCCTTTGCGCTGGGTGCTTTTTTTGCCGGAGTTGCCGGGGCTTTCTGGGCCTCATACATTTCGTATATCAGCCCGGACGGCTTCCGATACATGGATTCGGTGAATATTTTGGCGATGGTGATTTTGGGCGGTGCAGCGAGTATTCCCGGCTCGATTCTCGGAGCGGTCATCCTGGTGCTGGCACCCGAGCTTCTGCGTTATGTGAATGATTACCGAATGATGCTGATGGGTGTTGCCATCGTATTGATGATGATTTTCAAGCCGTCGGGATTTTGGGGAGAGAAGCACCGAAAGACCAATTTTTACCGTTTACAGAGAGGTGAGCGCAAACCATGA
- a CDS encoding branched-chain amino acid ABC transporter permease: protein MFLQQLANGLTMGVIYALIALGYTMVYGILKIVNFAHGDIYMFGSFFGLFLVKTLHMPLLPAFIVAALATATLGMIIERVAYRPLRTADRIVPLISALGVSTFLTSFVQKVWGTEMHPFPTTFGSKTWTIGNLAFSEIQILILMLSFALMITLQLFVTRTKTGIAMRATSMSLTNASLMGINTNHMISVAFAIGSALAACAGIMVGIYYNAVYPTMGYMAGISAFTAAVLGGIGSIPGAMLGGILLGVIENLGGAYISTQYQSVISFSILIIVLMIKPTGIFGKKEINKV, encoded by the coding sequence ATGTTTCTCCAGCAATTGGCGAACGGACTAACGATGGGCGTGATTTATGCCTTAATTGCTCTCGGCTATACGATGGTTTACGGGATATTGAAAATAGTGAATTTTGCGCATGGGGATATTTATATGTTTGGCAGCTTTTTCGGTCTGTTTCTGGTCAAAACGCTGCATATGCCGTTATTACCGGCCTTCATTGTTGCGGCTCTGGCTACAGCAACCTTGGGGATGATCATTGAGCGAGTTGCCTACAGACCGCTGCGCACGGCGGATCGGATCGTTCCGCTGATCAGTGCGCTCGGGGTATCCACTTTTCTGACCAGCTTTGTGCAAAAGGTATGGGGTACGGAAATGCATCCATTTCCCACGACCTTCGGCAGCAAAACGTGGACGATTGGCAATCTGGCCTTTTCCGAAATTCAGATTCTCATTCTAATGCTGTCCTTCGCTCTTATGATTACCTTGCAGCTTTTTGTAACCCGCACCAAAACAGGTATCGCCATGCGGGCAACCTCCATGAGTCTGACGAATGCCTCTCTCATGGGCATTAATACGAATCATATGATTTCGGTGGCTTTTGCGATTGGCTCGGCTTTGGCGGCTTGTGCAGGAATTATGGTCGGCATTTACTATAACGCGGTCTATCCGACGATGGGGTACATGGCAGGGATTAGCGCGTTTACCGCTGCAGTGCTGGGCGGCATCGGCAGCATACCGGGAGCCATGCTGGGTGGTATCCTGCTGGGAGTCATCGAAAATCTGGGCGGGGCCTATATTTCTACCCAATACCAGAGCGTAATCTCTTTTTCCATTTTGATTATCGTGCTGATGATCAAGCCCACAGGGATTTTCGGCAAAAAAGAAATTAATAAAGTGTAG
- a CDS encoding helix-turn-helix domain-containing protein — MTKGNDHKNKFLLTHREREVFELLVQDKTTRDIAGQLFISEKTVRNHISNVMQKLNVKGRSQAVVELIRLGELKI; from the coding sequence TTGACGAAGGGTAACGACCACAAAAACAAGTTTTTGTTAACTCACCGTGAACGTGAAGTATTTGAACTGCTCGTGCAGGACAAAACGACGCGTGACATCGCCGGACAGCTATTTATTAGCGAAAAGACGGTCCGAAACCATATTTCCAATGTAATGCAAAAATTGAACGTAAAAGGTCGTTCACAGGCGGTCGTGGAATTAATCAGGCTTGGCGAATTAAAAATCTGA
- a CDS encoding virulence RhuM family protein yields the protein MDNNTNILIYQTEDGNTKIDVKLENGTVWMTQKAIAELYQKGASTINEHIKHIYEEGELQEEATIRKNRIVQTEGQRQVEREVSFYNLETIIAIGYRVRSHRGTQFRRWATERLNEYLVKGFTMDDERLKDMRNFGEDYFDELLQRIRDIRASEKRFYRKITDIYATSVDYDPHASLSKEFFATVQNKLHFAIHGHTAAELIVERASADKDNMGLTSWKGDKIRKGDIIVAKNYLNDEELQSLNRIVTMYLDYAEDQAKRQSPMYMKDWIDKLISFLKFNEREILTNSGKISQEVAEKLATSEYEKYNQRRVAIDISDDFDQFVKENRLKK from the coding sequence TTGGACAACAATACTAATATTTTAATATATCAGACGGAAGACGGGAATACCAAAATTGACGTGAAGCTGGAAAATGGAACGGTATGGATGACCCAGAAGGCGATTGCCGAGTTGTATCAAAAAGGTGCCAGCACCATTAACGAGCATATCAAGCATATCTATGAAGAGGGGGAACTGCAAGAAGAAGCAACTATTCGGAAAAACCGAATAGTTCAAACTGAGGGGCAACGGCAGGTTGAACGGGAGGTTTCGTTCTACAATCTTGAAACGATTATTGCCATTGGTTATCGCGTTCGTTCGCATAGAGGTACACAGTTTAGACGCTGGGCAACCGAGCGGCTTAACGAGTATTTGGTCAAAGGCTTCACCATGGACGATGAGCGTTTAAAGGACATGCGTAATTTTGGAGAAGATTATTTTGATGAGTTGCTTCAACGCATTCGTGACATTCGGGCATCGGAGAAGAGATTTTATAGAAAGATTACAGATATTTATGCCACATCAGTTGATTATGATCCGCATGCCAGCTTGTCTAAAGAATTTTTTGCTACCGTACAGAACAAGCTTCACTTTGCTATTCATGGACATACCGCAGCAGAGTTGATTGTAGAGAGAGCAAGTGCAGATAAAGACAATATGGGACTAACCAGTTGGAAAGGTGATAAGATCAGAAAAGGTGACATCATAGTTGCTAAAAATTATCTGAATGATGAAGAATTGCAGTCCTTAAATCGCATTGTAACGATGTATTTGGACTATGCTGAAGACCAAGCAAAACGTCAATCCCCTATGTATATGAAGGACTGGATTGATAAACTGATTTCGTTTCTGAAGTTCAATGAACGGGAGATTCTAACCAATTCGGGCAAGATTTCGCAAGAGGTAGCGGAGAAATTGGCTACATCCGAGTATGAAAAATATAATCAGCGACGAGTGGCTATTGATATAAGTGATGATTTTGATCAGTTTGTGAAGGAGAATAGGCTCAAGAAATAA
- a CDS encoding ABC transporter ATP-binding protein codes for MTTLLQLEKVTVKFGGLVALHEIDLTLNQGEVLALIGPNGAGKTTLFNLLTGIYRPTTGSIYYKGEVINKLQPFERVKKGIARTFQNTRLIQGMTVLENVLIAHRQCNTEGLLSSIFLTKKGRDRREAATQECIGILALVGLEHKVDELAGGLPYGEQRLLEIARALVSKCEVLLLDEPAAGMNAIEKKQLVEKIRHLSKEFGIEIILIEHDMGLIMDISDKIVVLDHGIKIAEGTPAEIQQNPQVISAYLGGEDDLFEWE; via the coding sequence ATGACGACACTGCTACAACTGGAAAAGGTTACTGTGAAGTTTGGCGGTCTGGTGGCGCTGCATGAGATTGATTTGACCCTCAACCAGGGAGAAGTGCTGGCATTAATCGGCCCGAACGGGGCAGGCAAAACCACACTGTTTAACCTGTTGACCGGCATTTACCGACCAACCACTGGCTCCATCTATTACAAAGGGGAAGTCATTAATAAGCTCCAGCCCTTTGAACGTGTGAAAAAAGGGATTGCGCGCACGTTCCAGAATACCCGGCTGATTCAGGGCATGACGGTATTGGAAAATGTGCTGATTGCACATCGGCAATGCAACACGGAAGGCTTGCTAAGCTCTATTTTTCTGACGAAAAAGGGAAGGGATCGTCGCGAAGCTGCTACACAGGAATGCATTGGCATTCTCGCTCTTGTAGGGCTGGAGCACAAGGTAGATGAACTCGCAGGAGGCTTGCCCTATGGGGAGCAAAGATTACTGGAAATTGCCCGCGCGCTGGTTAGTAAATGTGAAGTTTTGTTGCTGGATGAGCCTGCCGCAGGTATGAATGCTATAGAGAAAAAGCAATTGGTCGAGAAAATACGGCATCTATCCAAGGAATTCGGCATTGAGATTATTTTGATTGAACATGATATGGGCCTCATTATGGACATTTCCGATAAAATCGTTGTATTAGATCATGGCATTAAAATTGCCGAAGGCACTCCGGCCGAGATTCAGCAAAATCCACAGGTCATCAGCGCCTATTTGGGAGGGGAGGATGATTTGTTTGAGTGGGAATGA